DNA from Cyanobacteria bacterium FACHB-DQ100:
TCTTTGTAATCACCGCTTACCGGAAGAGTGGGAGCGCTCGGAGCCGCAGGTAAAGACGGCGGAGCAGTCGGCACGATCGGGACAACAGGTGGCGTTGCGATCGGAGAGGCGATTGGCGAGGGCGAGGGAGACGGAGAAGCGGTCGGAATCGGTGGACGATTTGCAGGCAAAGAGGGATCGACCGGAATCGGGGCAACCGGAACTCCGACCGCTCCAGTCGGACTGGGTGCGGGAGTCTGAGCCATGCTCGAAATCGCGCTAAATCCAAAAACTGCGATCGCGAAACAGCCAATTAGCCAGCGTCGTTTCATTGTTCTACCCCCTTAAAACCGACGGATTACCAAAGTAAAAGACTCCTGCCACACATCCGATCATTAAAGTGGCTAGGGTTGCCGCCCAGAGTGCCTTCCAGCCCAAACTTGCCAGATCCTTACGGCGCGATGGAATCAAGCTGGAAAAGCCACCGACAAAGATTCCGACCGAGGGCAAGTGAGCGAATCCTGCTAGACAGTAGCTAATGATCAGTAGCGCCCGATCGCTCAGCGCTCCCTGACTGGCTAATACGCCTAATTGCTGATAAGACGGGATTTCCGTTTCCAATAATCGCCGTCCAATTAAAACCGATGCCTGCCAAATCTCGTTCCAGTTTGTAGAAACGCCCGTGAGAAACGTGAGCGGTACAAACAGCGCACCGACAATATTTTGCAGCGTCACGATTTGGAAAATCAAACCAATGCGTCTGACTGCCGGATTATTACTCACTGCAAGCCCAGCCAAATTCGAGAAAAACAGATTCACGAGCGCAACCAATCCGAGAATCGCGATCAACAAAGCCGCGATCGAAATTGCCAATTTCACACCATCCATTGCGCCCACGATAATGCTTTCCATCGCCCCGGCTGGACGCTCTTGAGCGAAGCGAGCAGGCTCGCCTGTGCCAGAGGCAGCGTTCTCCGCATCTTCTTCTGGCAAAGCGCCTAAAGTCTTCGGAACTTCTGTTTCAGGAACCAGTAATTTAGAAATCACGAAACAGGCAGGAATTGCCATTAGTGATGCTGAGACTAAGTGTCCTGTGATGTTTGGGAATACTGGACGTAATAACCCTGCATATAGAGCGAGAACGGTAGAGGCAATGCTACCGTAACAGGCTGTAAGAATCGCACAAAGCTCGCTACGAGTCATGCTAGCGAGATAAGGTCGAATCACTAATGCAGATTCGATTCCCACAAAAATATTCGTCGCACCGCTTAATGCTTCTGCACCACTGAGATTCATCGATCGCCGAAAGACCTTGGCAAAGAATTTAACAATTGGTTGAATCACGCCCAAGTAATACAGCAGTGACATCAGTGCAGAAAAGAAAATTACCGAAGGCAATGCCCGAAAGGCAAACGTATAGCCTAAATTCAGGCTTTCAGGACTGAGACGATCGCCCGCAACCGGAACATAAGCCGGAGTCACTGCCCGCGCAATCCAGCGTCCCGCTAAAATTGGTCCTGGCGTTGCGTTTGGATCTGGAACCAGCAGCGATCCAAACAAAAATTTTGCGCCCGCTTCGGTGGCATCTAAAACCGCATTAATACTGTTA
Protein-coding regions in this window:
- a CDS encoding nucleoside:proton symporter, whose product is MSWLNFLSFAGIFVLCGIAWLGSENRRVIQWKVILWGIALQLLIGLLVFTFPITRFVISVISNSINAVLDATEAGAKFLFGSLLVPDPNATPGPILAGRWIARAVTPAYVPVAGDRLSPESLNLGYTFAFRALPSVIFFSALMSLLYYLGVIQPIVKFFAKVFRRSMNLSGAEALSGATNIFVGIESALVIRPYLASMTRSELCAILTACYGSIASTVLALYAGLLRPVFPNITGHLVSASLMAIPACFVISKLLVPETEVPKTLGALPEEDAENAASGTGEPARFAQERPAGAMESIIVGAMDGVKLAISIAALLIAILGLVALVNLFFSNLAGLAVSNNPAVRRIGLIFQIVTLQNIVGALFVPLTFLTGVSTNWNEIWQASVLIGRRLLETEIPSYQQLGVLASQGALSDRALLIISYCLAGFAHLPSVGIFVGGFSSLIPSRRKDLASLGWKALWAATLATLMIGCVAGVFYFGNPSVLRG